A segment of the Bactrocera neohumeralis isolate Rockhampton chromosome 3, APGP_CSIRO_Bneo_wtdbg2-racon-allhic-juicebox.fasta_v2, whole genome shotgun sequence genome:
taattttattctacacacttatttttggttataatCACAGTATTGTGTACTCTtattatgaatatgtatgtacatatgtatgtagaaaaacACATAATAGAGAACATTTTAAACTCCCCATAACCTGCATAATTTCTCTCACCTGTTCTGTTGGTCTACCTGTGCACATGCGTTGTTTCAAAGCTTAAAAAAGAGGTCTTTGGTTAAAGGCGCTCATGCGTAGATCCGCCAGCACAGAGTGTGGTTGAACcgtgtatacacatatatacataaatatacatatgtatatagtgtgaCAACTCTAATCGGTCGAAGGGTTGCTGTTTATTTGCTAGTCGATGTAAATATGCtgttatatacaaacatacatatgggtCTATATAAAGTATGTTTGCTTGTACTAccacatataaatgtatgtacatatgtatggtggAACGAACACAATaaacgtattattatttttgaaatttatggaattgtgaatatttatttttgttcatatttctataaatttaaatttgaaatttagcaCTGACTAAGTTTAAAACAACAATTCATGGATTATATAACATTACAGATTCGCAAGCATACGGCATTAATTGCTTATTTCAGCCTGTTCCAACCGCTCATTTTTTGTTGCCTCCCCGCATTCGTATCGCTGATAATCGATGATTGTCACGTTATTTTCCTTTAGGACTTCGTTTACTGTGCGATCGGGGTCTAGCAAGTACTCTTGGTGTATGAGACATGTCTCGTCATCTTTATTAGCCACTGGTTTATCCTTTCCTTCTTCGCCAATCTTCACGGGGTTTAGACCAACAATATGCTGGCAAAGATTTTTCTGAAGTTCATCATCGACTTCAGAACCACGGAAAGCCACAATTGTTCCATATTTGCCGATTTGCGTAGTGTTCTCGGCTGCAGCCACATTCGTGGCTGTCGGGTGAGCATACCCGGCTAACTGCAAATCATTGCTGGTCTTAAAGCATATCGCACGTTTAATTGAAGCATTTTCTCCCACAGTACCAATGAGTAATGCCAGGTGGTCCCCTAGTGTTTTGCCATCTGCCATCCGGAGGTTCTTCAGCGCTTCAGCTTCGAATCCGAGCTgtcggttaaaaaaaaaattaaataatgaaattagtaACGATATTGAATTATGTAGTGCTTAATTTaaagaatcaaaaaatataaaacttatgTTTTGTGTacagaaaacatatttataatttcagacAGAACcaactttaaataataaatttcttgtgttaacttcggttgtcaacatcaaagctataataccctcaataataaaaagaaactaaaaagaTTCCATAcaactgtatgctatagtggtccgatctgaacaacttcttcGGGAATTTAACTGATGCTTTGGACAATAACAGCAAATTTCGGCAAGATACAAGGGCATaattttgatagttcagtttttatggcagctatatgacaTAGTGCTTTGACATCGGCggatccgacaaatgagcagtttcttgaagagaaaaggacgtgCGCAAATTTCCgaatcgatatcttaaaaatttatatatttttatatatcgatgatatatttactattatataatataattacagAGGTATTTAAAGCAAAATGAAAAGTGCTTTAATTATATGATCTTAAAAATCTTACTTTAAGCCAGCACCAATAAGCTTTTTGGAAACCCCTTTACCAAAAAACTTAGCCAAAAATTCGAGTTCATTGGCGCCGTGATCTAATTGTGTGGAGGGATTTAGGAGgtgttataaaataataaagttatatGTTGTTGATACTGACGCTGTACTCATTCGACTTCATGGTAAAAATATTacggtttcaaaaaaattaacaacaacaacaacatttgacGATAAAACAGTACCGCCTAAACACCTATTAAGTGTATAATTAAATTTCGAAAGAACGATGCGGTTATTTTCTATATCTGCTATATTATTTTCAGGAGAACCTGCATTATCCTATATCCTCTAGCAACCCATACCCATATTAACCCCGAATGAGACTGTAACGCCAAATTAATTTCATACGTGCCAAAACTTATACTAGCCCATCATTAAGCTACTCTTTCCATACCTTCCATAAATCTCCATCGAAATCTGTAGTTTCAGTGTACTTGGCACAAATGCGTGACACGTGATCGACAAAATTCTTGAAATGCTCGTTGCGTGCAACAAAGTCGGTTTCACAGTTGACTTCCACCATAGCACCGATGTTGCCATGAATAAGTACACCTACTAAACCCTGAGCTGTTGTTCTTTCAGCAAGTTTTGTGGCTTTTGACCAACCCATACTTTGGGCTTGTTCGTTCAACCATTTTTCAGcctgtaaatacaaaaatttcgtaaataaagCACTTATAAATTAGTAGCTCATTTATTACTTACTGCATTgatgtcgttattatgtttttcCAGTGCTTTCTTGCAATTGGCGAATGTGTAGCCGGTCTTCTTGCGCAGCGTGGCCAAAGCACTCTTCTCAACACCGGCTAAGGCTATACGTGTGGTGTGGAATGCGCGGGTGAATTGTTGCAGCAACatctttatttcacttaaataatttaGCTTCCTTATGAGAATATAAACAACTAACTGCACTGCTTCAAACTTGTTGCCTGCCTACTGGAACGACACGTGCAAGAGAGCTGCCAAGGAAACCAAAAGTTACATTGTTTCAATGTTTATTCATagaaaacaaatgcaaatacaataaGCAACTAAGAGCCGAAGTGAGTGCATTTTTTGAgtgaattcgaaaaaatatcatTTGAAATAAACTACACATAATAAAAACACGCAATTTAGTTAGAAATCCAATTTGTTAAAACTGCTATATCCTTAATCAACGAATCACttgtaaatttgttaaaacattTATCATGATATATTAAGTGGAATTGGTGTGGATACACAAGAACttttgaataaagtaaattcaGCCACCGGTAAGgttcttgttattttatttttattacttgttgtaaaatagtataaaatagCCGGTAATTACATTTTTGCAGTTTTCCAGTTTTTTTGATTGCACAATGAAATGTGTGCGATTATGGCTGTCAAAttgacatttgttgttgttttaacacaTCGCATTTTATCAGCTGTTTAATTAGCGAAGGCAGAGAACGTAGAATTCtacgttaaataaaaaatcaacaaacagATGTCGCGATTTGGCAGATAGCGGTTTTGGTGAGATTCATACTTTCTAAATTTGGCGGTATTGTTAAAATTCTTAAAGTGGTGAAGTGTATACATTGTGTGGGGTGAATTATTCACTTGCTTTCAGTTCATTCACAAagcttttga
Coding sequences within it:
- the LOC126752909 gene encoding elongation factor Ts, mitochondrial, producing the protein MLLQQFTRAFHTTRIALAGVEKSALATLRKKTGYTFANCKKALEKHNNDINAAEKWLNEQAQSMGWSKATKLAERTTAQGLVGVLIHGNIGAMVEVNCETDFVARNEHFKNFVDHVSRICAKYTETTDFDGDLWKLGFEAEALKNLRMADGKTLGDHLALLIGTVGENASIKRAICFKTSNDLQLAGYAHPTATNVAAAENTTQIGKYGTIVAFRGSEVDDELQKNLCQHIVGLNPVKIGEEGKDKPVANKDDETCLIHQEYLLDPDRTVNEVLKENNVTIIDYQRYECGEATKNERLEQAEISN